The Salvia splendens isolate huo1 chromosome 21, SspV2, whole genome shotgun sequence genome includes a window with the following:
- the LOC121783616 gene encoding monocopper oxidase-like protein SKU5 isoform X2: MLLKLGRFLLLLELIALVSGSDPYVYYDWTVSYLTASPLGLKQQVIGIDGRFPGPVLNVTTNWNVVINVKNDLDEPLLLTWNGIQQRKNSWQDGVSGTNCPIPAGWNWTYQFQVKDQIGSFFYFPSLGLQRAAGGFGGIIVNNRDVIPVPFGTPDGDITLFISDWYKKSHKGLRNDLDSGKSLGAPDGIVFNGLGPYQYDKSLVPDGIPYQIINVEPGKTYRLRIHNVGISTSLNFRIQNHNLLLIETEGSYTVQQNYSNMDIHVGQSYSFLVTMDQNASSDYYIVASPRFVNGSSSPKAPGVAILHYSNSQGPASGPLPDPPIELDKSFSMNQARSIRWNVSAGAARPNPQGSFRYGEITVTDVYVIQNRPTELVDGKWRRTLNGISYIAPSTPLNLAQQFKVLGVFKLDFPNRFMNRPSKFDSSVINGTFKGFMEIIFQNNDTSVQSYHLDGYAFFVVGMDYGVWTENSRGTYNKWDGVARSTTQVFPGAWTAILVSLDNAGMWNLRTQNLDSWYLGQEVYVSVVNPENDKDEVQLPENTIYCGVLSVLQKEQAHRVKFSSASSLEKMIKIVVISILGLSGFI; encoded by the exons ATGCTCCTCAAATTAGGGCGTTTTTTGTTGCTTCTTGAATTGATTGCGCTTGTTTCGGGATCAGATCCTTATGTCTACTACGACTGGACTGTCTCCTACCTCACTGCTTCCCCTCTTGGCCTCAAGCAACag GTGATTGGCATAGATGGCAGATTTCCAGGCCCGGTTCTAAACGTCACCACAAATTGGAATGTTGTGATCAATGTGAAAAATGATCTCGACGAACCTCTTCTTCTCACCTG GAACGGTATCCAACAAAGAAAAAATTCATGGCAAGACGGTGTTTCAGGGACAAACTGCCCGATCCCTGCAGGTTGGAACTGGACATACCAGTTTCAGGTCAAagatcagataggcagtttcttTTACTTCCCTTCCCTTGGTCTCCAACGAGCTGCAGGTGGATTTGGTGGAATAATTGTTAACAACAGAGATGTTATTCCCGTACCTTTTGGCACACCAGATGGAGATATTACACTCTTTATCAGCGACTGGTACAAAAAGAGTCACAAG GGACTTAGAAATGACCTTGACAGTGGGAAAAGCCTTGGAGCCCCTGATGGAATCGTATTTAACGGATTAGGCCCTTACCAATATGATAAAAGCCTTGTACCAGATGGTATTCCttaccaaataataaatgtcgAACCAG GCAAAACATATCGCCTGCGCATCCACAATGTTGGAATCTCTACGAGCTTGAATTTCAGGATCCAAAATCATAACTTGCTTCTCATAGAAACTGAGGGGTCTTATACTGTACAGCAGAACTACTCCAACATGGATATCCATGTGGGTCAGTCATACTCGTTTTTAGTGACAATGGATCAAAATGCCAGTAGTGATTATTACATTGTTGCTAGTCCACGATTTGTCAATGGCTCGTCCTCGCCCAAGGCCCCAGGAGTTGCTATACTGCACTACTCAAATTCACAGGGTCCTGCTTCAGGTCCTCTCCCAGACCCTCCTATCGAACTTGACAAGTCTTTTTCAATGAATCAAGCAAGATCCATAAG ATGGAACGTTTCTGCTGGAGCTGCCCGACCAAACCCTCAAGGCTCGTTCAGATACGGAGAGATAACTGTGACTGATGTATATGTAATCCAAAATAGACCCACAGAGCTCGTTGATGGGAAATGGCGCAGAACTCTGAATGGCATTTCATACATAGCTCCTTCGACACCCCTCAATCTTGCGCAGCAGTTTAAGGTCCTTGGGGTCTTCAAGCTTGACTTTCCTAACAGATTTATGAACAGACCTTCCAAATTTGACTCATCCGTGATTAACGGAACCTTCAAAGGATTCATGGAAATTATTTTCCAGAACAATGACACGTCAGTTCAGAGTTACCATCTTGACGGCTATGCTTTCTTTGTTGTCGG GATGGATTATGGTGTTTGGACGGAGAATAGCAGAGGCACCTATAACAAATGGGACGGGGTGGCTCGCTCCACTACCCAG GTATTTCCCGGAGCGTGGACTGCTATATTAGTATCCCTAGATAATGCTGGGATGTGGAATCTCCGAACACAGAACCTCGACTCATGGTATCTTGGTCAAGAAGTTTACGTGAGTGTAGTAAACCCCGAGAATGACAAAGACGAGGTTCAGTTGCCCGAGAATACCATCTACTGCGGTGTACTTTCTGTCTTGCAGAA GGAGCAGGCTCATAGAGTGAAGTTCTCATCGGCTTCATCTCTGGAGAAGATGATCAAGATTGTTGTAATTTCGATATTAGGACTATCCGGTTTCATATAA
- the LOC121783616 gene encoding monocopper oxidase-like protein SKU5 isoform X1 — protein sequence MLLKLGRFLLLLELIALVSGSDPYVYYDWTVSYLTASPLGLKQQVIGIDGRFPGPVLNVTTNWNVVINVKNDLDEPLLLTWNGIQQRKNSWQDGVSGTNCPIPAGWNWTYQFQVKDQIGSFFYFPSLGLQRAAGGFGGIIVNNRDVIPVPFGTPDGDITLFISDWYKKSHKGLRNDLDSGKSLGAPDGIVFNGLGPYQYDKSLVPDGIPYQIINVEPGKTYRLRIHNVGISTSLNFRIQNHNLLLIETEGSYTVQQNYSNMDIHVGQSYSFLVTMDQNASSDYYIVASPRFVNGSSSPKAPGVAILHYSNSQGPASGPLPDPPIELDKSFSMNQARSIRWNVSAGAARPNPQGSFRYGEITVTDVYVIQNRPTELVDGKWRRTLNGISYIAPSTPLNLAQQFKVLGVFKLDFPNRFMNRPSKFDSSVINGTFKGFMEIIFQNNDTSVQSYHLDGYAFFVVGMDYGVWTENSRGTYNKWDGVARSTTQVFPGAWTAILVSLDNAGMWNLRTQNLDSWYLGQEVYVSVVNPENDKDEVQLPENTIYCGVLSVLQNGWCREQAHRVKFSSASSLEKMIKIVVISILGLSGFI from the exons ATGCTCCTCAAATTAGGGCGTTTTTTGTTGCTTCTTGAATTGATTGCGCTTGTTTCGGGATCAGATCCTTATGTCTACTACGACTGGACTGTCTCCTACCTCACTGCTTCCCCTCTTGGCCTCAAGCAACag GTGATTGGCATAGATGGCAGATTTCCAGGCCCGGTTCTAAACGTCACCACAAATTGGAATGTTGTGATCAATGTGAAAAATGATCTCGACGAACCTCTTCTTCTCACCTG GAACGGTATCCAACAAAGAAAAAATTCATGGCAAGACGGTGTTTCAGGGACAAACTGCCCGATCCCTGCAGGTTGGAACTGGACATACCAGTTTCAGGTCAAagatcagataggcagtttcttTTACTTCCCTTCCCTTGGTCTCCAACGAGCTGCAGGTGGATTTGGTGGAATAATTGTTAACAACAGAGATGTTATTCCCGTACCTTTTGGCACACCAGATGGAGATATTACACTCTTTATCAGCGACTGGTACAAAAAGAGTCACAAG GGACTTAGAAATGACCTTGACAGTGGGAAAAGCCTTGGAGCCCCTGATGGAATCGTATTTAACGGATTAGGCCCTTACCAATATGATAAAAGCCTTGTACCAGATGGTATTCCttaccaaataataaatgtcgAACCAG GCAAAACATATCGCCTGCGCATCCACAATGTTGGAATCTCTACGAGCTTGAATTTCAGGATCCAAAATCATAACTTGCTTCTCATAGAAACTGAGGGGTCTTATACTGTACAGCAGAACTACTCCAACATGGATATCCATGTGGGTCAGTCATACTCGTTTTTAGTGACAATGGATCAAAATGCCAGTAGTGATTATTACATTGTTGCTAGTCCACGATTTGTCAATGGCTCGTCCTCGCCCAAGGCCCCAGGAGTTGCTATACTGCACTACTCAAATTCACAGGGTCCTGCTTCAGGTCCTCTCCCAGACCCTCCTATCGAACTTGACAAGTCTTTTTCAATGAATCAAGCAAGATCCATAAG ATGGAACGTTTCTGCTGGAGCTGCCCGACCAAACCCTCAAGGCTCGTTCAGATACGGAGAGATAACTGTGACTGATGTATATGTAATCCAAAATAGACCCACAGAGCTCGTTGATGGGAAATGGCGCAGAACTCTGAATGGCATTTCATACATAGCTCCTTCGACACCCCTCAATCTTGCGCAGCAGTTTAAGGTCCTTGGGGTCTTCAAGCTTGACTTTCCTAACAGATTTATGAACAGACCTTCCAAATTTGACTCATCCGTGATTAACGGAACCTTCAAAGGATTCATGGAAATTATTTTCCAGAACAATGACACGTCAGTTCAGAGTTACCATCTTGACGGCTATGCTTTCTTTGTTGTCGG GATGGATTATGGTGTTTGGACGGAGAATAGCAGAGGCACCTATAACAAATGGGACGGGGTGGCTCGCTCCACTACCCAG GTATTTCCCGGAGCGTGGACTGCTATATTAGTATCCCTAGATAATGCTGGGATGTGGAATCTCCGAACACAGAACCTCGACTCATGGTATCTTGGTCAAGAAGTTTACGTGAGTGTAGTAAACCCCGAGAATGACAAAGACGAGGTTCAGTTGCCCGAGAATACCATCTACTGCGGTGTACTTTCTGTCTTGCAGAA TGGTTGGTGCAGGGAGCAGGCTCATAGAGTGAAGTTCTCATCGGCTTCATCTCTGGAGAAGATGATCAAGATTGTTGTAATTTCGATATTAGGACTATCCGGTTTCATATAA
- the LOC121783616 gene encoding monocopper oxidase-like protein SKU5 isoform X3, translating to MLLKLGRFLLLLELIALVSGSDPYVYYDWTVSYLTASPLGLKQQVIGIDGRFPGPVLNVTTNWNVVINVKNDLDEPLLLTWNGIQQRKNSWQDGVSGTNCPIPAGWNWTYQFQVKDQIGSFFYFPSLGLQRAAGGFGGIIVNNRDVIPVPFGTPDGDITLFISDWYKKSHKGLRNDLDSGKSLGAPDGIVFNGLGPYQYDKSLVPDGIPYQIINVEPGKTYRLRIHNVGISTSLNFRIQNHNLLLIETEGSYTVQQNYSNMDIHVGQSYSFLVTMDQNASSDYYIVASPRFVNGSSSPKAPGVAILHYSNSQGPASGPLPDPPIELDKSFSMNQARSIRWNVSAGAARPNPQGSFRYGEITVTDVYVIQNRPTELVDGKWRRTLNGISYIAPSTPLNLAQQFKVLGVFKLDFPNRFMNRPSKFDSSVINGTFKGFMEIIFQNNDTSVQSYHLDGYAFFVVGMDYGVWTENSRGTYNKWDGVARSTTQVFPGAWTAILVSLDNAGMWNLRTQNLDSWYLGQEVYVSVVNPENDKDEVQLPENTIYCGVLSVLQNEWLVQGAGS from the exons ATGCTCCTCAAATTAGGGCGTTTTTTGTTGCTTCTTGAATTGATTGCGCTTGTTTCGGGATCAGATCCTTATGTCTACTACGACTGGACTGTCTCCTACCTCACTGCTTCCCCTCTTGGCCTCAAGCAACag GTGATTGGCATAGATGGCAGATTTCCAGGCCCGGTTCTAAACGTCACCACAAATTGGAATGTTGTGATCAATGTGAAAAATGATCTCGACGAACCTCTTCTTCTCACCTG GAACGGTATCCAACAAAGAAAAAATTCATGGCAAGACGGTGTTTCAGGGACAAACTGCCCGATCCCTGCAGGTTGGAACTGGACATACCAGTTTCAGGTCAAagatcagataggcagtttcttTTACTTCCCTTCCCTTGGTCTCCAACGAGCTGCAGGTGGATTTGGTGGAATAATTGTTAACAACAGAGATGTTATTCCCGTACCTTTTGGCACACCAGATGGAGATATTACACTCTTTATCAGCGACTGGTACAAAAAGAGTCACAAG GGACTTAGAAATGACCTTGACAGTGGGAAAAGCCTTGGAGCCCCTGATGGAATCGTATTTAACGGATTAGGCCCTTACCAATATGATAAAAGCCTTGTACCAGATGGTATTCCttaccaaataataaatgtcgAACCAG GCAAAACATATCGCCTGCGCATCCACAATGTTGGAATCTCTACGAGCTTGAATTTCAGGATCCAAAATCATAACTTGCTTCTCATAGAAACTGAGGGGTCTTATACTGTACAGCAGAACTACTCCAACATGGATATCCATGTGGGTCAGTCATACTCGTTTTTAGTGACAATGGATCAAAATGCCAGTAGTGATTATTACATTGTTGCTAGTCCACGATTTGTCAATGGCTCGTCCTCGCCCAAGGCCCCAGGAGTTGCTATACTGCACTACTCAAATTCACAGGGTCCTGCTTCAGGTCCTCTCCCAGACCCTCCTATCGAACTTGACAAGTCTTTTTCAATGAATCAAGCAAGATCCATAAG ATGGAACGTTTCTGCTGGAGCTGCCCGACCAAACCCTCAAGGCTCGTTCAGATACGGAGAGATAACTGTGACTGATGTATATGTAATCCAAAATAGACCCACAGAGCTCGTTGATGGGAAATGGCGCAGAACTCTGAATGGCATTTCATACATAGCTCCTTCGACACCCCTCAATCTTGCGCAGCAGTTTAAGGTCCTTGGGGTCTTCAAGCTTGACTTTCCTAACAGATTTATGAACAGACCTTCCAAATTTGACTCATCCGTGATTAACGGAACCTTCAAAGGATTCATGGAAATTATTTTCCAGAACAATGACACGTCAGTTCAGAGTTACCATCTTGACGGCTATGCTTTCTTTGTTGTCGG GATGGATTATGGTGTTTGGACGGAGAATAGCAGAGGCACCTATAACAAATGGGACGGGGTGGCTCGCTCCACTACCCAG GTATTTCCCGGAGCGTGGACTGCTATATTAGTATCCCTAGATAATGCTGGGATGTGGAATCTCCGAACACAGAACCTCGACTCATGGTATCTTGGTCAAGAAGTTTACGTGAGTGTAGTAAACCCCGAGAATGACAAAGACGAGGTTCAGTTGCCCGAGAATACCATCTACTGCGGTGTACTTTCTGTCTTGCAGAA TGAGTGGTTGGTGCAGGGAGCAGGCTCATAG